ATCACAAGATCAAATTTCTCCTCGCAATGCTTCAAGTAATCAAAGGCATTGTGTTTGATGGCCTCAATTTCAACACCGTTGAGCTCAGCATTACGCTTCACCGAGTCAATCGCGCTCTCAGAAATATCTACCGCCGTTACACTGGCAGCACCTGCTTTTGCGCAGGCCAGTGCGAATCCGCCTTGATTACAGAAACAATCTAGGACCCTCTTGCCCTTGGCTAATTTGGCAATGGCCGCATGGGCGTCAAGCTGGTCCAGATAGAGGCCGGTCTTCTGGCCATCCAGCAAATCAACTTCAAAAATGACTCCATTAGCCTCAACGACAAATGCGCCTGGGTTATCCCCGTACACCAGCTCAACACGCTCCTCAATTCCCTCAGCCTTCAGCATCGGGGAGTCATTGCGATGGATGATCGATTTGGGGGCCAACAGCTCAACCAGCGTATACACGATCAGATCACGGCAGCGATCCATGGCCAGCGTTAGTGTCTGGAGAACCAGATGGTCGCCGTAGCGGTCCACGATAATGCCTGGAAGGGCATCAGATTCACTCCAGACTACGCGGCAAAGATTAGGATCAACACCTGGACTGTCTTCCCTGAGCTGAATGGATTGTGAGATCCTACGCTTGAAGAACTCTGGCTCAAGCTTCTGCTTGCGGCGGGATATTCTACGGGCGACGATCTGCGAATTAGGATTGTAAATGGCAGTGCCTAGTGGTCGATCCCGGAAGTCTTTGAGGCTAATTACCTCACCAGGTTCAGGGTTTCCAAATACCTTCTGCACTTCACTGGAGTAAACCCAGTCGTGACCGTGGAAAATTCTGGAGCGTGGTTTTACGACGATGCCTGGCATATTAAAAAATGTTGAGGTGTGCGATAGTGGGCAATCTCCCAGATCGATGGGCTGGATGCGCGTTTCTTGAGCTGATCTAGGCGAAGCGGAGGCCTCTGTCAGGCATTTTCTAGCTAGGTTTGAGTGTTTTTCCTCTTGAACCACGGGTGGCTAGGCATTAAACCCTCGAATTACAACGCTATGGGTAAGCAATATAACAAAGTAATCAAACGCAGACGCCGCAGAGAATACCTGCGCCGTAAGAAGCAGCAGGCTGGTAACAGCGTTGCTACCAAAACGACTACAGCTAAAGAAGCAGCACCTGCTGATGAGGCTGAGGAGAAAAAGCCAGTAGCCAAGAAGGCTGCAGCCAAGAAGACAGCTAAAAAAGCTGCCAAGAAGACTGCCGCTAAGAAGACAGCTAAAAAAGCTGCCAAGAAGGCTGCTAAGAAAGCTCCTAAGAAGACAGAGGAATAAGCTATCCTCAAAACAAGATT
Above is a genomic segment from Rubritalea squalenifaciens DSM 18772 containing:
- a CDS encoding class I SAM-dependent rRNA methyltransferase: MPGIVVKPRSRIFHGHDWVYSSEVQKVFGNPEPGEVISLKDFRDRPLGTAIYNPNSQIVARRISRRKQKLEPEFFKRRISQSIQLREDSPGVDPNLCRVVWSESDALPGIIVDRYGDHLVLQTLTLAMDRCRDLIVYTLVELLAPKSIIHRNDSPMLKAEGIEERVELVYGDNPGAFVVEANGVIFEVDLLDGQKTGLYLDQLDAHAAIAKLAKGKRVLDCFCNQGGFALACAKAGAASVTAVDISESAIDSVKRNAELNGVEIEAIKHNAFDYLKHCEEKFDLVILDPPSFTRNKKTLNDAMRGYKEIHLRGIKLLEKGGIVSTYCCSHHATRELFLENIVSASVDAKRTLRLIATHGQRLDHPVIPAIPETEYLKGFTLQLTPSR